The genomic interval AAGGACTGAACGCGATGGAGAACGTTCGTATGAACACCGTAAGAATCACCGGGATCAATTCGAAAGAACTCGGACTGAAAGTTGAAGAGGAGAACCTGGTTCGTATCCTCACAGACTTTGTGAACGCTCTTCAAAGTAAAGATCTGGTGAAAATAGCGGATCTTATAGATGGGGAGCTCAAGGACGTCTTTGGATACTATGAAGAGTTCTTCAGAAGAGTTGAAGAGTTGCTTCAGAAAGAACCGTCCTGAGAGGTGAAAAGATGAAGGAAAACACCTATCTTGAAAAGATGGTGATGACCGCAAGTCCCGCTAAGCTCGTTCAGATGCTCTACGAGAAGGCGATAGAAGTTTTGAAAGAGGCCGAGAATTTGTTGGCCGATAAAAAATTCGTTGAGTTCAACGAGAAAGTGACGAGGGCACAGGACATCATCACCGAGCTCAACCTTTCCCTCGACATGGAAAAGGGTGGGACGATCGCACAGAACCTGAGAGCCCTTTACAACTACATGTTCCAGAGGCTTGTTGAGGGGAACGTGAAAAAAGATGTGGAAAAAATCAAGGAAGTTCGTGGAATGCTCGAAGAACTGCTCGAAGTTTGGAAAGAAGCCGTGAAGAAGGCGGGAAACGTGACTCCTCCCGAAAAAAAGCAAGGGGGGTTGAATCTCATGGGGTGACCATAAAGAAAGCGAGTGAAGTTTCTGTGATAGATCTTGTGAACCTCGTGAATGAGATTTTCAGGGATTATGCGGTACCCGTGAACTGGGATGTTTACAACTTCAACCTCGATGTGAGAGAAAATTCGATCTCTCTTGACGATTCTTTCGTGTTTTTTGAAGATGGAGTTCCGGTGGGATTCATCCTCCTATGCATAAGGAAAGACAGAGGTAGAATAGACTCCATGGGAGTGATCAAACCGAAAAGAGGAACAGGCCTCGCAGATATGATCTTGAAGCATGCGCTGGAACATCTCATGTGGAAAGGTGTAAAGAGCGTTGTTCTCGAAGTTGTAGCGGATGATCAAAGAGCGGTTCGATTTTACGAGAAGAATGGTTTCAAAAAGAAAAGGGAGCTCTACAGTTATTTCTTTGACAGGAGGATAGATGGAACGGGTACGGTGAAGTTCTTCGAAACGGACGAGAAAAGGATCCATATGTACGCCCTCAAGGCGAGAACGGATTTTAAAAGAAACCCGAACTGGCAAAGGGAGTGTACCACTCTCCTTCTTGCGGATGGGCGATATCGAATGGAGAGAGCAAGCTGGAGAGAGGGAGAAGGGTACCTGGTCTGGGGTGAGACTTCCCAGAGTGTCTACATAGTGGACGCTTTTGCCCTGCGTGGAAGCATGGACGAGTTCATCAGAGAGTGTGTGGATCATATACAAAAAGAGAGCGGAAAAACTACTGTGACATGCACAGCAGTGCCCGAAGATGATCCTCTTTCTCGTTCATTCGAAATGAATGGCTTCCAGAGAGT from Thermotoga sp. Mc24 carries:
- the fliS gene encoding flagellar export chaperone FliS, translated to MKENTYLEKMVMTASPAKLVQMLYEKAIEVLKEAENLLADKKFVEFNEKVTRAQDIITELNLSLDMEKGGTIAQNLRALYNYMFQRLVEGNVKKDVEKIKEVRGMLEELLEVWKEAVKKAGNVTPPEKKQGGLNLMG
- a CDS encoding GNAT family N-acetyltransferase, with the protein product MTIKKASEVSVIDLVNLVNEIFRDYAVPVNWDVYNFNLDVRENSISLDDSFVFFEDGVPVGFILLCIRKDRGRIDSMGVIKPKRGTGLADMILKHALEHLMWKGVKSVVLEVVADDQRAVRFYEKNGFKKKRELYSYFFDRRIDGTGTVKFFETDEKRIHMYALKARTDFKRNPNWQRECTTLLLADGRYRMERASWREGEGYLVWGETSQSVYIVDAFALRGSMDEFIRECVDHIQKESGKTTVTCTAVPEDDPLSRSFEMNGFQRVLVQYEMELKLS